The stretch of DNA ggcggggaggaggcttTGGGCACAGTCTGTTCTagcaggagagggaggcagcagcctgcagagcccacacacacaatctctcctctgctgcctgattCAACAGCGTCCCCATCCAGGCCTCCCGTGGAGCAGGCAGTGTGGGGGCGCTCTGTGCCCCAAGACCCACTGTGGGGCCTGTGCACGGGTCAGGGCTCAGGGTCAAAGGCAGGACAGGTAGACAGCTTGGCTATGAGTGCCATGGCAACTGGGCACGCCCACACCGACTTCTGGCAACCAGCATCCTCTCAGGGGGGATGGCTGGGGGCCAAGGTGAGTGGATTACACAGCAATTCTGATGCCGTGCCCGCCTGCCAGATCCTCACTGGGCCCTGTGTCGTCTCCAAGGTCATGGCTGAGTGGTCCACCTCCCATGCGGTCCCCCTGGAGGTGCTGGCCAACGGAGCACGCCTCCAACGTCACCTCATAGTCTCAGTACACAACCGCCTGCAGGGGGCGTCGGGGGGGCGgagagcaggtgcagggcaggtGCCCTGGGGGGAGGAAGAGCCAGGGTCAGGCCTTGCAGGGGGAGTCCCTGGGGGTCTACCCAGGGTCCTGGCTAACTCACCCCACCTCCATTCTCACCTTGGCGGTGCTGCGCCCCGAGCACGCTGTCTCGTGTTGACCTAAAGGGTCCCTGACAAGGTTTCGCAAAGGTACAAAGAACAGGTGGTGTGCGGAGGGAGGGGCTGACCTCACAGGGCCAGGGTCCCACAGAGTGGCATCCCTGTGGGCCTCACCCGGCACTGCCAAGTAACACTTCGGCTCAGAAGGCTCAACTTGCTGCTTCAACTGGAGCCCCGCAGTTAGGACAGTATCTATAAGGTTTCTGAATATACCTTCCTTGTGTTCCATGCACGTGCAGCCACCTGCAGAGGCCTGTTGCCTGCTGAGACCTCCCCGGGCAGACTCTAAATGGGCACACGAGGCTATACCACGTCCCTgcacacctgccacctcccagggtcggccttggcaggagctggggggaagtggagcagccgggactccaaccaggcacttTGACACGGGATACAGGTGCCCCAGGCAACGACAGAAGCAATCCACCGAGTGCCCACCCTGGCGTGTGCCCCCTGGACTGTCCGGGGTGACTGCCCACATGCCGCTGGCTGCTGCGTCCTCCCCTGAGGCTTCTCCCCCACTCTGTCCTCCCCGCAGCAGGCAGGGGGTCCAGGCAGGGAGTCGACCGTCCACTGCCCTCTCGCGGCCACGGCCTGAACTGCAGCCTGCCCCTGGTGAGGTGGACAGCCCTCACACCCCACAAGCCAGCCAGAAACATCAGCAATGCTTCTAGGACAGCTAACACGGCGAGGCAATCCTTTGTCTTCGGTGACTTTGACAGCTGCCTTCCATGTCTCACGATCAGCTCTCTCAAGGACGTGACGCCCCTGCCCGACCTCCCGCCTCCCTGCCACCTTgcgccttggcagggagctggcgtgGGGGGCAGGCAGTGCCTGGAACCCAGCACCCAGTGCAGAATGtggctgtcccagctgctgccccaAACACCTACTCACGCAGGACTTGGAGAAACCAACACGGGAGGCGGCAGCATCGCGAGGACAGAGGGCTAGGCTGCCACCAGCAAGGGGCAACACCCAACGGCCTCGTGGCGTCCTGTTGCTCCATGTGCCACGGGGGTGCCCTCCTGACCCCGCTGGATGGCAGGAACTGACGCCAGGGGACCCAGCGCATGAGGCTGAGGTGTCCCCTCCCACAAAAATACATGGATACATCAACAAAACTGTACCAATTCCTAACCTCAGAGGGCCCCGAATGTCCCCGTGGGTGAGGTGACTGGCCATGTGGGTGTGTATGAGGCTGTgtgccaataaaactttatttacaagcaCAGTTGGCGGGGGCCAAGCCAAAGGCACCCTGGGTCCCCTCCGGCATGTTCTCCTGATCAGGGAGGCTCATCCCGCAGgctgtgaggggcagagccagaccCGCCCCGGGCAGGCGAGCGGGCAtccctgctgccctccagtgGGCTCCCCTGGCTCTGTGGGCGCCGACTCTGAGCCAGAGCTTCACCTGGCTGCCTCCAGGCGGGGCCTGAGACGACACAGCGCGGGTGAGGCAGGTTCTGACTGCCCGTGCCGCTGGCCACTGCAGGCTGGTGCCTGGGGACGAGGTCCCATCAGCCCCGCGGCCGGGGACTGCAGCACTGTGGATTGATCATTGAGCTCCGAGAGGCCGAGCCCCCCAGGTCCGGCAGGGGGTGGGCACCCCGAGAGGTCCGCCACCCTGCTTTGCCCTCCACATGCCGggtcccagccaggagccaggatgttaCCCGAGGtgcccaggtgggcagcagggtagGGTGTGTGGGTTTGTGGCTGCTGCCCGTCTGGGCATGGGCCAGCGAGCCTGAGTTGGGACTCACCCCTGAGCGGGCTGCCGTGGGACACCAAGCCAGTGCCCGGCCCCACGGGCGGCGTGTTCCCAGAGGGACTCAGAGAAGCGGCGTGGAGAGCCGGCAGCCTGGGCTTCGGAGTGGGATGGGCTGCTGCTGTGCGAATGGAGCCCACGCCCCTGGCCCTGGAGCCCACTGTTCTGACTGCTTAAACACCTGCCTGTGTGCGGGGTGCTGCAGGGCCATGGCGCTGCTTTCCCctttgtttaaagatgtatttatttatttttttaaaagatttatttattacaaagttagatatatatagaggagagatagagaggaagatcttctgtccaatgagtcatccccccaagtgagcgcaacggccggtgctgagccaatctgaagtcaggagccatgagcttcctccaggtctcccaaatgggtgcagggtcccaaggctttgggccgtccttgactgctttcccaggacacaggcagtgagctggatgggaagtggagctgccgggattagaaccggcgcccacatgggatcctggcattcaaggcaatgactttagccgctaggccacgccactgggcccttaAGATGTATTTagtagatttgaaaggcagaaagacagagggagacagccACCTCccacccactgggtcactccataaatggccactgcggctgggctgggccaggctggggcccagAGCCCAGACCTCCAGGCAGGTTCTCACAGAAACGGCAGGGGACCAGGGTGTGGGACTCCTGCAGCTCCCCAGGGCGCGTATCgacaaggagctggacaggaagtggagcagggggacttgaaccagtaaccCCACTCAGGGACAGCCCTGGGGCTGCGTGGGCACGGCAGCTCATGCTGACACCAGGACACCAGAACCCTACACGGGGTGCTGGGGCAGGtccggttgccccacttcccgtcaGGCTCCCCACAGCCAAGCGCCAGGGtccctgcctgtgtgggagacccggatggagctgtGGGATCTGTGGCCTGGCTCTCACGACTATTGGAAGTGAACCTGAAGTTGCAGCATTTCTCATGCTTTTAAGTAAAACAGAAACATATTCAGTTTGTAAAATACACACTCAAAGGAAAAGTACATCAGGCTCCATGTGTGAGGTGCCCAGGGGACACCCACGACTTCTGGGCCAACCCTGGGTCCTGGCCCAAGATGTCTCCCCGGTGACTGGACCACAGCAGCCTGTGGCACCTCAAGGAACCCTCACCCCAGGGTCAGGGGCCGGGGggccagggaaggaggaggagagagggcgcAGGCACGCCCCGCACAGCCGAGCTCACGCACAAACCGCAGGCTGCTGTACACAGGATCTGTATTTCAAGGAACAAAGAGAGTGAACACAGAACAGCGCTGCCCACACAGCAAGGAACGTGCCATGCCAACGGCCTCCTGGACACGGGCAGGGGCATCGGGCTCACAGGGCGCCGGCTGGCGGGGTGGCCTCGGGGAGACCTCCGGGCGGCTCCCCACGGGCGGTGCCCTCCCCGAAGTACCAGCGGCTGGGGGCGGCCAGGCCCCCCGCTCGCTCCAGGACTTCCTGGTTCACGAGGGCGGCCTCCTGACTCGCCTCGGCAGACAGCTCCAGCACCTCGGCGAAGCTCCTGGGGGAGAGCAGGCAGCCGCTGGCACGGGGGCAGCCGGGCCCAGACAGGACCCTCACACGGCGGCGGGGGTGGGCAGCCACACCCACACCTCCCACAGGCCCGGGCCAGCCCTTCCCTCCGACACTGTGACACCCCACGCCCGCTGTCCTGCACTGGGAACTCAGGCACACAGGGCACTAGGCCCACCGGCTCCTGGAGCCCCGGTCAGTTCCAGGAGGCAGCGATTGCTGCACCCCGAGCCCTGAGCTCCCACAGGAGCAACCAGACCCGCGGACCCCTGAGAGGGAGCAGTGTGGGCGTGGGAGGAAGCAGCTTGCAGGGCGCCCACGTGGCCCACGGTCCTGCCCGGGCCCCAGTCCCCTCTCTGAagccagcttccagctaacaggcactccgggaggcagcagggcacGCTCAGGCTGTCCAGGGGCATCTGCCACCCCGagggaagctcctgccttcggacAGGCCTAGGCCCCTGGTCGTGGGcactcgggagtgaaccagcaggtagggcCTCCCTGTCTCCCATCACCGCGGGCACTGACCCACGGAGAGCCGGCTCAAGTCACGGGAGGAAGTGCCTCTCCCCAGCCGCtttcccagcccagccaggtcaGCCTGGCCCCGCCACACCCAGCACCCATAGCCGACCCAAGGAGGCTGGAAGAGGGAGGCGAGGGCCTGCCAGGCCTCCGGTGGAAGGAAAGTGGGGTCCGCAACCGAGATGGTGCGAGCTACACCTGCTGGCCGGGAAGGGGCGGCAGCCAGGGGACCCGCACCCTGAGGGAACAGGCCCTGGACCACCTGCCCTGCAGCCCCGCGCCCCTCCTGCCCACTGTGAGCCCGGAGATACCTCTGGAGCTCCAAGTCCTTCTGGGTGGCCAGGGCCCGCAGTTCCCTCAGCAAGTCCAGCGCCCGCGTGGGCTTCTCCTCCTCCGGGCCCACGCCCAGATCCTGGAGGAGGCGCTGCGTGGTGGTGAGCTCCAGCTGCAGGGAGTCtgcaggggagggggctgtgaGCCGCCGGGCCTTCCCCGTCTCCCACACCACGCCAGGTGAAGGAAGCCGCAGGCCTGCCTCCACTAGGAGCAGCTGTGAGAAACAACCCCGCAGCCCCAAGACAGGAGGGGGTGTACTGGTGCAGGGGGAGGGCCGAGCCAGCAGGACTGGGGGCAGCCAGCTCTGACCCTGCACCCTGAACTGCTCTGTAAGCCGTGAGCGTATCACCCTGGGGCTGGTTCGAGtttcggctgctccacctccccccTAGCTCCCTGATACCATGCCTGGGTGGCAGCTGAaggggacccaagggcttgggtccttgcacccaggCCATGTCCCACCGCAGCTCTGGATCCTGGGCATCTGGGATGGGGGTCCCTCTGAGCGCCAGGCTCGGTCTGGGGAGAACAGGGTGGGTTCGGGGGCCCTGATGCCCACTCAGCAGCTCTGGCTGCCCCCAGCGCTCTGGCACTTGAGCCCAGCAGGGCCCCCAGGCCGGGGCTGACGTGGCGGCTCTTACCCAGCAGGTGCCGTCCGTCCTGCTCCAGGTGGATGGCGCGCCCGGGCAGCTCGTGTCGGGTGCTGTCCAGCGCCGCGGCCAGCGCTTTGTACTGCTCCTGGAAGCGGTCGGCCACCTCCACCAAGGGGCCCAGCACCTGCATCTGCCCACGGGAGGGGAGGGACGCTGGGACCGGGTACGGTGCCCCCCACGCCCTCCTGGGGTCCCGGGACTGTGGCTCCCTGAGCCGGCGTGCACCTGGCCTCACGCTCTGCTCACCTGGGCGTTGAACTTGGCCTCCAGCTCGcgctgcttctgctgcagcaggAGCCGTCGCCGCAGCTCGGCGCTCTCAGTCTGCAGCCGCTCCTTCTCCCGCTCCAGGAGAACCAGCTCCTGCTCCGCCCGCTGCTCCTGCTCGGCCAGCCTCTTCTCCATCTGGGCAGGGAACACGGGCGTGGGCGGGCGGCACGGGggcccctcccctgcaccccagaTGGGCCAGGCGTGCGGCTCACCTTGGTGGCCAGCAGTGTAAACAGCAGAGTTTGTGACTCTGTCATCTCCATCTGCTCGGCTAACGTCTGTGGGCGGTGGGTGCAGGGCGTCCTCAGGGCTCCCAGCGCCACCCTGGGTGCTGCCCTCCCCACAATCCCCGGCACCTCGCAGTTGGAGCACAGCCGCACCCAGTCATGGGGTGCACTGCACACAGCCCCTCATCGGGGGAATGCCCTAGACCGGCTGTGCGGggcccagggcagcaggtgcACCGTGCGGGCGTGTGCGCCCACCAGCTGCCGGCACGCTCACTCACGGGGCCCTTCCTCCTTGGGGCACAGGTCGACAACGCTGCCTTCCTGGATGGCTTCTTGCTCGGCTGCGGCGTCTTCACGGTCATACTCTTGCCTGGGTTGGACAGGTGTGGGTGGCAGCGAGGGGCTCGGCCGGCCGGCCTCATGACCTGCTAAGCCCCGTGAGTGGAACATGCCTCCGGGCTAACCACgcgctgagctgggcctggggctgtggTGCTAGCAGGTTAACACACCGCCTGGGAAGGCCCTGTCCCATGTACTGGAGCGCTGGTTCATCCAGCTACTccccttccaacccagctccgcTAACACGTGTGAGAAGGAGCGGCAGTGAGGGCCCGGGGCAGCGTCCAGCTCCTGGTccgcctgggccagccctggctgccgcagCGTTGGAGGAGTGACCTGGCTCACAGGAGAGCTCTCCCTTCCCGTCGACCCTCTACCTTCAACCACGTCCAAGGACATGACCCCATACAGGcaggcccagccagctcccccgccccgccgcagccggCAGCCGGCGCCCGTGGGAGCTTTACCGTGGATGTCGGAGAGGTCCAGGTCAGGTGGGGCAGCGCTGTGTCCTTCCAGCATCGTCGACTGCAGGTCCCCCTGGCCAAGGCCACTGCCATCTGTCGCCCGAACGAGAAGACCCACCGGAGTGCCCGTCAGTGAGGGGTCAGCTGTCACGCCCCAGGAGGCAGGTGGCCTCAGCCCACCTCTCGCTGTGTAACGCTCCTTCCCAGGGGCCcgtgctgccacctgcaatgctggcatccacatgggcaccggCTGGAGTCGGCCTCCTCATGCTTGGGCGCCTGGCTTTGCCCGCACAGCCccgggcacaagcagggagctgggtgggaagtggggcagccgggactcgccccggtgcccatacgggatgtggGTGTCAAGGCTGTAGCTCAGCCCGCTGTGTCCCAGCGCTAGGCCTCAGTTTACAGTTCTGCAGGATGCTTGCTGCGGCTCATGGCTGCCGTGCTCacgtggggagggaaccagcacacagaggcTCTCAATCCCTGTTCCCTAAGCCTGCCTTTCCACAAAGAAACTGTGACAAACCATCAGGCAGCCTCAAGAAACAGCCCTAGGCCGTCACAGCACCCAGCGCAGGGGACAGAGCTGCGGCTTGGCACGGAGGGGGCAGAGGCCGGTGCCCAGCCCGCACCCGCCACATTCAGCTGCGCTACAGTCATTCTCGGGCTACACAGCCGCCAGCAGCCAGGGGCACGCACGGGTGCTCGGGGTGAAGGTGTGGGGTCAGGGCGGGATGAGCAGGACGAGGGCAGGGCACCCGAGGCCATGGTGCTGCTGTGCCCACGTGGCCTGTACCCTCGCAGCCCGCCCCATCTCTCGGAGGTTTGTCGGGCACACTGGGGCAGTTCTCAAtggccaggagcagggctggtgggagcagtggcccacgGCGCAGCCCCTCACACCCCGGAACTGCCGGCGGCactgcagaagcagagcagatacCATGGGTGCTCCGGGCTCCAGAGCTGTGGGCTAAGGGTCAtcgctgtggtgcagtgggcaaaGCTGTTCCCTGCTGGGCTAGCGTCCCACCCGGGCACAGGTtccagccccggctgctccacttcccatgcagcaccGTGAGGCCCCGGCCAGCAGGCACGGGCAGTGCCGCCCACGGCCGCTGAGAGGAGCTCCCCCACTTCACCAGGCGCCCGTGGGGCACTGACGGAAGCCCACTGGTGTGAGAGGCTCCCTCCCTATGGGAGTCCCCAGCTGTGGGCTGACCTCCAAGGCTCCCCGTGCTGGAACCCTGGATCCCAATACGCTGGTGGCATCAAGAGGGCGGGGCTGGACTGTGGAGGGTCCTGCGGAGGATGTTTGGGGGGAGCTGCCTTCTGGAGGGATGAATCTGCTCGCCCAGCCCCTCACGTGGGAGTGGGTTCCAACGACAGACCCGACCAGAGTCCCCGGCACCCTGTGCGGTGTCCTGACTGCGCACACTCCCACCATGGCAGAGTTGGCCACCGTGGGGCCCCATTAGTGAGTGGGCAGACAGGACTGTGTGGATACTAAGCTGCACCCTGACGGCAGGCCAGGTGAGGCCCCTGGAAACGACGCCC from Ochotona princeps isolate mOchPri1 chromosome 33, mOchPri1.hap1, whole genome shotgun sequence encodes:
- the LOC131478459 gene encoding HAUS augmin-like complex subunit 8 isoform X1; protein product: MVRPAAAPSRPLSGEGGKMADAGDAGKPAGIPGTSGGAKMKEKRGRGGRVVESRYLQYEKKGARKAPAADTSRCGGKAPDSGRKAGVQQSRDGSGLGQGDLQSTMLEGHSAAPPDLDLSDIHGKSMTVKTPQPSKKPSRKAALSTCAPRRKGPTLAEQMEMTESQTLLFTLLATKMEKRLAEQEQRAEQELVLLEREKERLQTESAELRRRLLLQQKQRELEAKFNAQMQVLGPLVEVADRFQEQYKALAAALDSTRHELPGRAIHLEQDGRHLLDSLQLELTTTQRLLQDLGVGPEEEKPTRALDLLRELRALATQKDLELQRSFAEVLELSAEASQEAALVNQEVLERAGGLAAPSRWYFGEGTARGEPPGGLPEATPPAGAL
- the LOC131478459 gene encoding HAUS augmin-like complex subunit 8 isoform X2, with the protein product MVRPAAAPSRPLSGEGGKMADAGDAGKPAGIPGTSGGAKMKEKRGRGGRVVESRYLQYEKKGARKAPAADTSRCGGKAPDSGRKAGVQQSRDGSGLGQGDLQSTMLEGHSAAPPDLDLSDIHGKSMTVKTPQPSKKPSRKAALSTCAPRRKGPMEKRLAEQEQRAEQELVLLEREKERLQTESAELRRRLLLQQKQRELEAKFNAQMQVLGPLVEVADRFQEQYKALAAALDSTRHELPGRAIHLEQDGRHLLDSLQLELTTTQRLLQDLGVGPEEEKPTRALDLLRELRALATQKDLELQRSFAEVLELSAEASQEAALVNQEVLERAGGLAAPSRWYFGEGTARGEPPGGLPEATPPAGAL